The Planctellipticum variicoloris DNA window TGCCGGGTCCCAATCTGGAAACGCGGGCCGAATACCGGATGCTGAAGCTCCTCGGCGCCGATGTCGTGGGAATGTCGTCCGTTCCGGAAGCGATTGTGGCGATACACGCCGGAATGAAGGTCCTCGGCTACTCGATCGTCACCGACCTGTGCCTGCCCGACCACCTCGAACCGGTCGAGGTGCCAAAGATTCTCGCCAACGCCGCCAAAGGGGGCGAGAAGCTCGCGAAACTGATCCCGGCGGTGCTGGAACGCCTGCCGCGCAGCACGAATTCCTGAATCGACCGGCGGCAGTCTGCCGGTAAACCGGCAGACCGGCTTTCGCGGGTCAATTGCCGTCCCGAAGTTCCCTCGCTACTCAGGGGGGATGAAGCCTGAAGCCTTGCGCGTCGGGGCGATGAAGCCCGAGGGTTTTCCGGTCCCGGGAGTCACTGTTCGGGGTTGCGGAGTCTCGGCCAGCGCTTCGCCCGGCTTGCGCGGCCGGAAGGGATTCATCGGCGGAGCGCCGGCGTTCAGATCCAGCTCCGGACAGAACTGCTTCAGGGCCTGCAGTCCGTTGGGGGAAATGCTCGTGTTCCCGACGGAAATGTACTTCAATTCCTTCAGCCCCTTGAGATAGGAAAGTCCGACGTCGCTGATGCCCGGTTGATTCTCGAGGATCAGAACCTCCAGTTGCTTCAGTTGGCCGACCGCTTTCAGAACCTCGTTCGTCACGGTCGAATTGCTCCCCATCACCAGATGTTTGAGCTTGGCCATCCCCCGGATCATGAACGCAATGTGGACGTCGGCGGCCCCGGTCTGAGCAATATTCAGATACTCCAACTGCTTCATGTTGTTGATCCCCCGAGCCCCGCGCTCGTTCAGCGGGCACGCGGTCAGTGACAGATGGCGCAAATTGGCGAGCGCCTTGGACTTCGCGAGCTTGAAGAACGCCTCGCCATGCACGCCGCCGCAGCCTGAGACTTCCAGGGATTCCAGTCGATCCAGCTTCGCCAGTCCCATCAGACCTTGATCGGTCAACTGAGTATCCCGGACTTCCAGGTAGTTCAAGTTTTCCAGACTGCAGAGCATCTGAAAGGAGACATCGTTCAGGGGCGTTGCATCCAGCAGCAATCGCTCGATGGTCTTATGCCTGGCGATCTCGGCAAAGCCGGCCTGCGTCAACTGAGCCCGCGCGATGCGCAGCTCCCGCAGATTCGTCAGCGGGCCGAGCGCCGCGATCCCGGCATCGGTGATGTTCGAGCCGTTCAACGTGACGCTTTCCAGCGCCGGCGCCTTGGCCAGCAGCTCCGCCCCCGCGTCGCCGATGGGCGTCCCGTCCAGATTGATGAACTTCAGATTCGGCAGCTTCTCCAGCACCGCCAGACCGGCCTTCGTCACTTGTCCGCCGTGGGCGTCGATCTCCGTAATCTGGTCCAGCCCCTCGCTCAGCTCGCCGAGCTTGGCCAGCTCGGCGTCATTGACCTGGCCCGGCTTGAGCGCCCGGAACTCCTGCAGGACCACCGCCGGGTCGGGTGGCGGAGGCAACTGCGGAATGTTCTGAACCGGAGGCGCGACTACCGGAGAAACAATCGGCTGCACGACCGGAGCCGCCTCCGGCTTGGCCTGCCCGGTGAGTTCGCCCCACGTGGGGATCTTGCCGCAGCCAGCCGACGCCAGCAGCAGCAGGCCGGCGACGGACCAGGACAGCCTCAGCCTCGGCCCATGAATCAAGGGATCGTTCGCCATTTCGGATCTCCGTGTCGAACCGAGGAAGCAGACAAGACGGGTAGGAATGACTTGATCATCTTAGCGACAATCGCCCGGCCAGGTAAACGGGTGACGAGCAGTCCCGGATCACTGTGTTCCCGAACGGACGTCAGTTCGCCAGTTTTTCACAAATCGCGCCACCCGATGTCCGGCCTTCATTCAGGACGCACTCGATCCCGGTCCAGTTCCCGAATTGCCAGCAGCACGACCAGCCCCACGTGAGCGACCACGAAGAACACGCACGCAACCAGCGCCAGCGCCCGCAAAGCGGCAGCCCCGGCAGCATCTCCGGCCAGCGACAGGAGCATACAAAGCCCCCCCGTCAGCGCAACCAGCAGCAGGCTGACCAGTTGAGACCAGAGACTGCGAACAATCCAGACGCGAAAATCCATCTTCGGCACTCCTCGGAGTCGAGTTCGCGAGTCTCGCCCGAAAGCAATTGGCCTGTCAAGGTGCGGTCTGCGGAATGCCCCGGCCGGAGAACTCGGTATCACAGCGTTCGACGGCGGCGCGTGGAGCGTTCCTGCAGAATGGGTTCAACTCGACCCCGTTCGAGACGGCTGCTAGACTCCGATCTCTTTACGCAGGAATCGGTTTCGACGAGGCGACTCATTTCATGTGGCAGGAATACGTCCGGCTGATCGTGCTGGGGATCGTGCAGGGGATCTCCGAGTTTCTTCCGATCAGCTCCGATGGCCATCTGGTGATCGCCAACGCCGCCATGCGCTACGGATTCGGGATGGAAGAGTCGCGAGACGGCATGGCGACGATTATCACCCTCCATGCCGGGACGCTCCTCGCCATTCTCATCGTCTACGCGCACGACATTCGCCAGACGCTGCGGAACTGGCGACTCTGCGCCCAGATTGTGCTCGCAACAATTCCCGCCGCCGTCGTCGGCCTGACGCTCAAGGACTGGTTCGAGGAAACGTTCGACTCTCCCGTCATGGCCGCCTGCGGACTGTTCGTCACCGCCGGTCTGCTGCTAGCCGCTCAGCGGCTGGAGAGCAATAAATTCAGCGACCAGCAACTCCCCTGGCTGGTCGCCTGGGTCATCGGCTGTTTCCAGGCGCTCGCGCTGCTGCCGGGCGTCTCCCGCTCCGGCTGCACAATCTCGTCCGCGCTGATGATGGGTGTGGACCGCATCTCGGCGGCGCGCTTCTCGTTCCTGATCGCCATTCCGGCGATCTCGGGCGCCATCGTGCTGGAAGCCAAAGACATGCTGGAGTCGCCGCCAGTCGATCTCGCCTGGGGCCCGCTGGCCGTGGGGACGGTGGTCGCGTTCGTTGTCGGCCTGGGGGCGCTGAAACTCCTGCTGCGCATGCTGACTCAGCGACGGCTGCACTGGTTTGCCGGCTACTGCGTCGTCCTGGGAATCTCCACACTGCTCTGGCAGACCCTCAGTCCTCCGGTCAGCCAGACCCCGCCCGCCGCAGTGACAGTTTCCGCGGAGGCCCCTCGCTAACCCAGTTTGCCAACACGGGATGTCGGCGAAAATTTCGTTGCCGGATGAACTCCTGCATGGTATCTTTCGACTCCGCTGGGGGGGATACCGGCAAGGGCATGGAGGAAAATGGTGTCTTACTACGAGGTCGACCTGCTTGTTGGCGAAGTGTTGGACATCGGATCGGACTGCACTCTGACAGTCGTGGATGTGGATGGCGACGAAGTCACCTTCCGTCTCGACGGTCCCGACATCTCGGACGAAATTGTGACACTTCCCGTCGGGGCGCTGACTCTGCCCCGCTGAGAGCGGCTTCCCGCTCAGCAATTGACGCTCGGACTCACGGCGAAAGCCCCTGCAACGCACCGTTCTCTGGTGCGGCGGGCGTTGACACACTCGGCCAACCCTTTCTCTCTGGTTCCCACGGGTGGCATAGGTTGGGCGTCTTCGCTCTTGCTATGCCGCAGCAGAAGGTCACCGACCGTCCTCTGCTTCGGACAGACAACCTCCTGTGCGGTCCGCCCGCCCTCCTGGGTAGGACGA harbors:
- a CDS encoding undecaprenyl-diphosphate phosphatase, with protein sequence MWQEYVRLIVLGIVQGISEFLPISSDGHLVIANAAMRYGFGMEESRDGMATIITLHAGTLLAILIVYAHDIRQTLRNWRLCAQIVLATIPAAVVGLTLKDWFEETFDSPVMAACGLFVTAGLLLAAQRLESNKFSDQQLPWLVAWVIGCFQALALLPGVSRSGCTISSALMMGVDRISAARFSFLIAIPAISGAIVLEAKDMLESPPVDLAWGPLAVGTVVAFVVGLGALKLLLRMLTQRRLHWFAGYCVVLGISTLLWQTLSPPVSQTPPAAVTVSAEAPR